One Cryptococcus decagattii chromosome 8, complete sequence DNA segment encodes these proteins:
- a CDS encoding serine/threonine-protein phosphatase 2A activator 1, translated as MQPLTQPSQPEASTSRAFHIPSDPAQPRPCLTNDIVVSRWQNSPGFQYFWAWIKRRCDRLKGKQIIRGSYDNSAYGIRSLMYMLDRMTSWVEDAPPQPQSNQRFGNLAFRTYNKLLRERLPQLIDSWDIPSNLRSQLLPLLINSHAFGHPTRLDYGTGHELAFVLGLWCCVVPGWIGGDSDKEDEEDELILRVFTRYLELTTLLQKTYNLEPAGSHGVWGLDDYCFLPYLFGSAQLLGSNLTPSASLSLALSHHPSAGKGTDVGTKAPWAR; from the exons ATGCAACCTCTCACCCAGCCCTCGCAACCCGAAGCGTCCACTTCAAGAGCATTCCACATCCCCTCAGACCCGGCTCAACCTCGACCATGCCTTACCAACGATATTGTTGTGTCGAGATGGCAAAACTCACCTGGATTTCAGTATTTCTGGGCCTGGAtaaaaagaagatgtgACCGGTTGAAGGGGAAACAAATCATAAGGGGATCATATGACAATAGTGCATAT GGAATACGGAGCCTTATGTATATGCTGGATCGAATGACTAGCTGGGTAGAAGACGCCCCTCCTCAGCCGCAGTCAAATCAGAGGTTTGGCAATCTTGCATTCAGGACGTACAATAAACTCCTACGAGAG AGATTACCTCAGCTCATTGATTCATGGGATATCCCTTCCAATCTTCGTTCTCAGTTGCTTCCTTTACTGATCAACTCTCATGCTTTCGGACACCCCACGAGACTAGATTATGGAACGGGTCACGAACTCGCATTTGTGCTCGGCTTATGGTGCTGTGTCGTTCCTGGATGGATTGGCGGTGACAGTGacaaggaggatgaagaggacgaaTTGATTTTGAGAGTGTTTACTAG ATACCTCGAATTGACAACTCTTCTGCAGAAGACGTATAACCTGGAGCCTGCAGGGTCTCATGGAGTTTGGGGCTTAGATGATTATTGTTTCTTACC CTATCTCTTCGGCTCAGCTCAGTTGCTAGGCTCAAACCTCACTCCTTCAGCCTCACTGTCACTGGCTCTCTCCCATCACCCTTCAGCT GGTAAAG